The Chryseobacterium tructae genome has a window encoding:
- a CDS encoding SMUG2 DNA glycosylase family protein, which translates to MNKTFADQVIEFNENLSYSGNLPDGFEVLNPYLDNPETMQVMQKFYHKYYNDFRKRKFIVGINPSRHGAGVTGVPFTDTKRLESVCGIKMESARTHEVSSVFMYDMIESYGGADVFYQDIYINSPFPLAIVRKTKNGWLNANYYDDKELFKEVKDFMIDSLKKHISLNLDTSEVFVLGKKNAEFISKLNKEAQLFDTMTVLEHPRYIQQYKSKEKQLYIDKYVLALKDKDQ; encoded by the coding sequence ATGAGAATCTTAGCTATTCGGGAAATCTTCCTGATGGTTTTGAAGTATTGAATCCATATCTGGATAATCCGGAGACGATGCAGGTCATGCAAAAGTTTTATCACAAGTATTATAACGATTTTCGTAAAAGAAAATTTATCGTTGGGATCAATCCTAGCCGGCATGGAGCAGGAGTAACAGGTGTTCCTTTTACTGATACCAAGCGATTGGAGAGTGTATGCGGAATAAAAATGGAATCTGCCCGTACTCATGAAGTCTCTTCTGTATTTATGTATGATATGATAGAAAGTTATGGTGGAGCGGATGTGTTTTACCAAGATATTTATATCAATTCGCCATTTCCTTTGGCCATTGTAAGAAAAACAAAGAATGGATGGCTCAATGCCAATTATTATGATGATAAAGAGCTTTTCAAGGAGGTAAAGGATTTTATGATTGATTCATTAAAAAAGCACATCAGCCTGAATCTGGATACCTCAGAAGTCTTTGTGTTAGGTAAAAAAAATGCCGAATTTATTTCAAAACTTAATAAAGAAGCCCAACTATTCGATACTATGACGGTTTTAGAACATCCTCGGTATATCCAGCAATATAAATCGAAGGAGAAACAGCTGTATATAGACAAATACGTTTTAGCATTAAAAGATAAAGATCAGTAA